A window from Terriglobales bacterium encodes these proteins:
- a CDS encoding M20/M25/M40 family metallo-hydrolase has protein sequence MKGKLAALCALLLCALPLSAQDPATLGRVIEAAQQPSLLEQNLEVLTDQIGGRIPGTPAMNRAVGWGVSAFQAAGADKVTTELFTLPTSWAEGDTQVEVVAPDRFRVRAVSLAWAPALAPRKLRFVDVGNGTAEDFAKAGDLAGAVLLVHSETMKTWDDLFAEYLRTPAVVQNALAGRAAAIAFLSTREHDLLYRHISSFDGRIAPLPMLLLAREDGLRISRLLAQGPVEAQVSIPNKIGGVTPTANVVAVLEGSEHPEEWVLLGAHLDSWELGTGALDNGCNAALVIDVLRALRSAGVKPRRSIRFVLFSGEEEGTLGSHDYVVRHRNELDHAVAAVILDEGTGQITGWSLGGREDVAQEFDRLAQPLSAFHAGQQTTDAFYGTDNFDFLLEGVPTLVANQVEANYLPNYHASSDTFDKVDLGALRQHVAITAALIYELADAPERLGPRQSRAEIEELLRRTHLDEQMKTFGYWEDWETGRLGREPEKPPVKVITDRPE, from the coding sequence ATGAAAGGCAAGCTGGCTGCCCTTTGCGCCCTGCTGCTCTGCGCTCTTCCGCTCTCCGCCCAGGACCCCGCCACGCTGGGGCGCGTGATCGAGGCCGCGCAGCAGCCCTCGCTGCTGGAACAGAACCTGGAGGTCCTGACCGACCAGATCGGGGGGCGGATTCCGGGGACGCCCGCCATGAACCGCGCCGTGGGCTGGGGCGTGAGCGCCTTCCAGGCCGCCGGCGCCGACAAGGTCACGACCGAGCTGTTCACCCTGCCCACTTCCTGGGCCGAGGGCGACACCCAGGTGGAAGTGGTCGCCCCCGACCGCTTCCGGGTGCGCGCCGTCTCCCTGGCCTGGGCCCCGGCCCTGGCGCCGCGCAAGCTGCGCTTCGTGGACGTGGGCAATGGCACCGCCGAGGACTTCGCCAAGGCCGGCGACCTCGCGGGCGCGGTGCTGCTGGTGCACTCCGAGACCATGAAGACCTGGGACGACCTGTTCGCCGAGTACCTGCGCACTCCCGCCGTCGTGCAGAACGCGCTGGCGGGCAGGGCGGCGGCCATCGCCTTCCTCTCCACCCGCGAGCACGACCTGCTCTACCGCCACATCAGCAGCTTCGACGGGCGCATCGCACCGCTGCCCATGCTGCTGCTGGCGCGGGAGGACGGCCTGCGTATCTCCCGCCTGCTGGCCCAGGGGCCGGTCGAGGCCCAGGTCTCCATCCCCAACAAGATCGGCGGGGTCACGCCCACCGCCAACGTGGTGGCGGTGCTGGAAGGCAGCGAGCATCCCGAGGAGTGGGTGCTGCTGGGCGCGCACCTCGACTCCTGGGAACTGGGCACGGGCGCGCTCGACAACGGCTGCAACGCCGCCCTGGTCATCGACGTGCTGCGCGCGCTGCGCTCGGCCGGAGTCAAGCCCCGCCGCTCTATCCGCTTCGTGCTCTTCTCCGGGGAAGAGGAAGGCACGCTGGGCTCGCACGACTACGTGGTGCGCCACCGCAACGAGCTGGACCACGCCGTGGCCGCCGTCATCCTGGATGAAGGCACGGGGCAGATCACTGGGTGGTCGCTGGGCGGGCGCGAGGACGTAGCACAGGAGTTCGACCGCCTGGCCCAGCCCTTGTCGGCATTCCACGCCGGCCAGCAGACCACCGACGCCTTCTACGGCACCGACAACTTCGATTTCCTGCTGGAGGGCGTCCCCACCCTGGTGGCCAACCAGGTGGAGGCCAATTACCTGCCCAACTATCACGCCAGCTCCGATACTTTCGACAAGGTGGATCTGGGCGCATTGCGCCAGCACGTGGCCATCACGGCGGCGCTGATCTACGAATTGGCCGACGCGCCCGAGCGCCTGGGCCCGCGCCAGTCGCGCGCCGAGATCGAGGAACTCTTGCGGCGTACCCACCTGGACGAGCAGATGAAGACCTTCGGCTACTGGGAGGACTGGGAGACGGGAAGGCTGGGCAGGGAGCCGGAGAAGCCGCCGGTCAAGGTGATCACCGATCGGCCGGAATGA
- a CDS encoding M28 family peptidase, whose protein sequence is MSRLPLLLPLTLLLACGGSQPSAKAPSESPRAAAPAASETAAAAAPVAPALKVDANRALEYTREVVALGPRPIGSAAHGKLEAYLRAHLKSDDLEEDAFTAQTAAGAFPMRNLIAKFPGSKDGIIVIAGHYDTCLTVPNFVGANDGGSSTGLPLALADALRGKKREGYSVWIVFLDGEEATRQWSDTDSTYGSRHLAEKWAKDGTAKKIKAFLLLDMVGDADLNIERDQNSTSWLEDLVYEAASRLGYQSHFYARTTTMEDDHLPMARAGIPVADLIDFDYGYGNVFWHTRQDTMDKLSARSLGIVGDVVLESVALLDAR, encoded by the coding sequence ATGAGCCGGCTGCCGCTCCTTCTTCCGCTGACGCTGCTGCTGGCCTGCGGCGGCAGCCAGCCTTCCGCGAAAGCGCCTTCCGAGTCCCCGCGTGCGGCTGCGCCGGCTGCGTCTGAGACCGCGGCCGCCGCCGCCCCGGTCGCGCCCGCGCTCAAGGTGGACGCCAACCGCGCCCTGGAATACACCCGCGAGGTGGTGGCCCTGGGGCCGCGCCCCATCGGCAGCGCCGCCCACGGCAAACTCGAAGCTTACCTGCGCGCGCATCTCAAGAGCGACGACCTGGAGGAAGACGCCTTCACCGCGCAGACTGCGGCGGGAGCCTTCCCCATGCGCAACCTCATCGCCAAGTTTCCCGGCAGCAAGGACGGCATCATCGTGATCGCCGGGCACTACGACACCTGCCTGACCGTGCCCAACTTCGTGGGCGCCAACGACGGCGGCTCTTCCACCGGCCTGCCCCTGGCGCTCGCTGATGCCCTGCGGGGGAAGAAGCGGGAGGGCTACTCCGTCTGGATCGTGTTCCTGGACGGGGAAGAGGCGACGCGCCAGTGGTCGGACACGGACAGCACCTACGGCAGCCGTCACTTGGCCGAAAAGTGGGCCAAGGACGGCACCGCCAAGAAGATCAAGGCCTTCCTGCTGCTCGACATGGTAGGCGACGCCGATTTGAACATCGAGCGCGACCAGAACTCCACCTCCTGGCTGGAGGACCTGGTGTACGAGGCTGCCTCGCGCCTGGGCTACCAGTCGCATTTTTACGCCCGCACCACCACCATGGAGGACGACCACCTGCCCATGGCGCGCGCGGGCATCCCTGTCGCCGACCTCATCGACTTCGACTACGGCTACGGCAACGTCTTCTGGCACACCCGGCAGGACACCATGGACAAGCTCAGCGCCCGCAGCCTGGGCATCGTGGGCGACGTGGTGCTCGAGAGCGTGGCCCTACTGGACGCCCGGTAG
- the tatC gene encoding twin-arginine translocase subunit TatC, whose amino-acid sequence MPELAAPEAPAASPEPRDQMPAMSFLQHLEELRRRIVWSLVGVGVGFGVAWWKVEKIYDLMQAPIVKVLAAHKLDQQLVYTHPVEAFNVYLKIALIAGLFLASPWVLYHVWAFIAPGLYRHEKRYVVPFLFSTVLLFVTGGFFGYVIVFPAAMDFLIGFSSQFRPMITVSEYTNLFLTLIVGMGLIFEMPILIFFLSLMGVISAGWMWRNFRYAILGIFIVAAIVTPTTDILNMCLFAAPMVGLYALSIGIAWLVHPSRRRKRAEKRAAKDAAAAGKAQE is encoded by the coding sequence ATGCCTGAGCTCGCCGCCCCGGAGGCGCCCGCCGCCTCCCCCGAACCCCGCGACCAGATGCCCGCCATGAGCTTCCTGCAGCACCTGGAGGAGTTGCGCCGGCGCATCGTGTGGTCGCTGGTGGGGGTCGGGGTGGGCTTCGGCGTGGCCTGGTGGAAGGTGGAGAAGATCTACGATCTGATGCAGGCGCCCATCGTGAAGGTGCTGGCCGCCCACAAGCTGGACCAGCAACTGGTCTACACCCACCCGGTGGAGGCCTTCAACGTCTACCTGAAGATCGCGCTCATCGCAGGGCTGTTCCTGGCTTCGCCCTGGGTGCTCTACCACGTGTGGGCGTTCATCGCCCCCGGCCTCTATCGCCACGAGAAGCGCTACGTCGTCCCCTTCCTGTTCTCCACGGTGCTGCTGTTCGTCACCGGCGGGTTCTTCGGCTACGTGATCGTGTTTCCCGCCGCCATGGACTTCCTCATCGGCTTCAGCAGCCAGTTCCGGCCCATGATCACGGTGAGCGAGTACACCAACCTGTTCCTCACCCTGATCGTGGGCATGGGCCTGATCTTCGAGATGCCCATCCTGATCTTCTTCCTGTCGCTGATGGGGGTGATCAGCGCGGGCTGGATGTGGCGCAACTTCCGCTACGCCATCCTGGGGATCTTCATCGTCGCGGCCATCGTGACCCCGACCACCGACATCCTGAACATGTGCCTGTTCGCGGCGCCCATGGTGGGGCTGTACGCGCTGAGCATCGGCATCGCCTGGCTGGTGCACCCCAGCCGGCGGCGGAAGCGGGCGGAGAAGCGCGCCGCCAAGGACGCCGCCGCGGCCGGCAAGGCGCAAGAATGA
- a CDS encoding twin-arginine translocase TatA/TatE family subunit has product MDLGLSEILFIFILALLLFGPKKLPEIGKQVGKFLGEFRRAKNEFQSQLQEEMRQLEVEAAAAKQSVVNAASLTPPPEGAVASGSLGEPHLADNALPVTSTPAKAPDA; this is encoded by the coding sequence ATGGACCTGGGCCTCTCCGAGATCCTCTTCATCTTCATCCTGGCCCTGCTGCTGTTCGGGCCCAAGAAGCTGCCCGAGATCGGCAAGCAGGTGGGCAAGTTCCTGGGCGAGTTCCGGCGCGCCAAGAACGAGTTCCAGTCGCAGTTGCAGGAGGAGATGCGGCAGTTGGAGGTGGAGGCTGCCGCCGCCAAGCAGTCGGTGGTGAACGCGGCGTCGCTGACGCCGCCCCCCGAGGGCGCCGTCGCCAGCGGCTCCCTGGGCGAGCCCCACCTGGCGGACAACGCCCTGCCCGTGACCTCCACGCCCGCCAAGGCCCCCGATGCCTGA
- a CDS encoding S41 family peptidase codes for MAGGSRRSLFLVILVLLLCGALGAVFGQRVAPGSGDAQVKTDLQQFSTVYSVVEQNYADPLDADKAIYDGAIPGMLRVLDPHSNFFDPKAYGLLREEQSGRYYGVGMSVGPRNNKVIVIAPFVGTPAYRAGIRPGDVIAAVDGKPTDNLSVSEVADLLKGAKGTIVRITLLREGSDQPLQFTVTRDEIPRYSVDLKFLLRPGIGYLHISGFNENTEDEVADALQQFGDLKGLVLDLRQNPGGLLNEAVGVADQFLHKGQLVVSHHGRSSSEKRYFATHGNGGKDYPIVVLVNRGTASAAEILAGAIQDHDRGLIAGETTFGKGLVQTVYPLSDNTGLALTTARYYTPSGRLIQRDYSNVSFYDYYFSPEKDDQIANREVRLTDSGRTVYGGGGITPDVKLTDAKSNPFQEALLSHYAFFNFAKHYMINHTVGRDFKVDEQVLSEFHRFLDDQKIAYTEADLVQNDDWVRNNIKSELFISQFGQQAGLQVRAESDPQVLRALELLPKAKELADNARRIVAERGGKSSSQ; via the coding sequence ATGGCCGGTGGTTCCCGTCGCTCTCTCTTCCTGGTAATCCTGGTTCTGCTCCTCTGTGGCGCCTTGGGCGCGGTCTTTGGCCAGCGCGTGGCTCCGGGCTCCGGCGATGCCCAGGTCAAGACCGACCTGCAGCAGTTTTCCACCGTCTACTCGGTGGTGGAGCAGAACTACGCCGACCCGCTCGACGCCGACAAGGCCATCTACGACGGCGCCATCCCGGGGATGCTGCGGGTGCTGGACCCGCACTCCAACTTCTTCGATCCCAAGGCCTACGGGCTGCTGCGCGAGGAGCAGAGCGGCCGGTACTATGGCGTGGGCATGAGCGTGGGCCCGCGCAACAACAAGGTCATCGTGATCGCGCCCTTCGTGGGCACGCCCGCCTATCGCGCCGGCATCCGTCCCGGCGACGTCATCGCGGCGGTGGACGGCAAGCCCACCGACAACCTCAGCGTCAGCGAAGTCGCCGACCTGCTGAAGGGGGCCAAGGGCACCATCGTACGCATCACCCTCCTGCGCGAGGGCTCCGACCAGCCCCTGCAGTTCACCGTCACCCGCGACGAGATTCCGCGCTACAGCGTGGACCTGAAGTTCCTGCTCCGCCCCGGCATCGGCTACCTGCACATCTCCGGCTTCAACGAGAACACCGAGGATGAGGTCGCCGACGCCCTGCAGCAGTTCGGCGACCTGAAGGGCCTGGTGCTGGACCTGCGCCAGAACCCCGGCGGCCTGCTCAACGAGGCCGTGGGTGTGGCCGACCAGTTCCTGCACAAGGGACAACTGGTGGTCTCGCATCACGGGCGCAGCAGCAGCGAGAAACGCTATTTCGCCACCCACGGCAACGGCGGCAAGGATTACCCCATCGTGGTGCTGGTCAACCGCGGCACCGCCTCCGCCGCCGAGATCCTGGCCGGCGCCATCCAGGACCACGACCGCGGCCTCATCGCGGGCGAGACCACCTTCGGCAAGGGCCTGGTGCAGACCGTCTACCCGCTCTCCGACAACACCGGGCTGGCCCTCACCACCGCCCGCTACTACACTCCCAGCGGCCGCCTCATCCAGCGCGACTACAGCAACGTCTCCTTCTACGATTACTACTTCAGCCCCGAAAAGGACGACCAGATCGCCAACCGCGAGGTGCGGCTCACCGACAGCGGGCGCACCGTCTACGGCGGCGGCGGCATCACCCCCGACGTCAAGCTCACCGACGCCAAGTCGAACCCCTTCCAGGAGGCGCTGCTCTCCCACTACGCCTTCTTCAACTTCGCCAAGCACTACATGATCAACCACACCGTCGGGCGGGACTTCAAGGTGGACGAGCAGGTGCTGAGCGAGTTCCACCGCTTCCTCGACGACCAGAAGATCGCCTACACCGAGGCCGACCTGGTGCAGAACGACGACTGGGTGCGCAACAACATCAAGAGCGAGCTGTTCATCTCCCAGTTCGGACAGCAGGCGGGCCTGCAGGTGCGTGCCGAGAGCGATCCCCAGGTGCTGCGCGCCCTGGAGCTGCTGCCCAAGGCCAAGGAGCTGGCCGACAACGCCCGCCGCATCGTCGCCGAGCGCGGCGGCAAGAGCAGTTCGCAGTAG